One Gossypium raimondii isolate GPD5lz chromosome 3, ASM2569854v1, whole genome shotgun sequence genomic window carries:
- the LOC105797032 gene encoding 60S ribosomal protein L3, translating to MSHRKFEHPRHGSLGFLPRKRASRHRGKVKAFPKDDPSKPCKLTAFLGYKAGMTHIVREVEKPGSKLHKKETCEAVTIIETPPMVIVGVVGYVKTPRGLRSLNTVWAQHLSEEVKRRFYKHWCKSKKKAFTKYSKQYESEEGKKSIDAQLEKMKKYATVIRVLAHTQIRKMKGLKQKKAHLMEIQVNGGTIADKVDFAYKFFEKQVPIDAVFQKDEMIDIIGVTKGKGYEGVVTRWGVTRLPRKTHRGLRKVACIGAWHPARVSFTVARAGQNGYHHRTEMNKKVYRVGKVGDETHSAITDYDRTEKDITPIGGFPHYGVVKSDYLMIKGGCVGPKKRVVTLRQSLINQTSRVALEEIKLKFIDTSSKFGHGRFQTTQEKQKFYGRLKA from the exons ATGTCTCACAGGAAGTTTGAGCACCCAAGGCATGGTTCCCTTGGATTTCTTCCAAGGAAGCGAGCTTCTCGTCACAGAGGAAAAG TGAAGGCATTCCCAAAGGATGATCCAAGCAAACCATGCAAGCTTACTGCCTTTTTAGGGTACAAGGCTGGTATGACACACATTGTCAGGGAGGTCGAAAAACCCGGATCTA AGCTTCACAAGAAGGAGACGTGTGAAGCTGTTACAATCATTGAAACCCCTCCTATGGTTATTGTTGGAGTTGTTGGGTATGTGAAGACACCACGTGGTCTCCGCTCATTGAACACCGTCTGGGCTCAGCATTTGAGCGAGGAGGTTAAACGTAGGTTCTATAAGCATTGGTGCAAGTCCAAGAAGAAGGCTTTCACCAAGTACTCAAAGCAGTACGAGAGCGAAGAAGGGAAGAAGAGTATAGATGCTCAGCttgaaaagatgaagaaatatGCCACTGTTATCAGGGTCTTGGCCCACACCCAG ATTAGGAAAATGAAGGGATTGAAGCAGAAGAAGGCACACCTAATGGAGATCCAAGTCAATGGTGGAACGATTGCCGACAAGGTTGATTTTGCATACAAGTTCTTTGAGAAACAAGTCCCCATTGATGCTGTTTTCCAGAAGGATGAAATGATTGATATCATCGGTGTTACAAAGGGTAAAGGTTACGAAGGTGTTGTCACTCGTTGGGGTGTCACACGTCTGCCCCGTAAGACCCACAGAGGTCTGCGTAAGGTTGCTTGTATCGGTGCCTGGCATCCTGCTAGAGTCTCGTTTACCGTTGCCAGGGCAGGTCAGAATGGATACCATCACCGTACCGAGATGAACAAGAAGGTTTACAGAGTTGGCAAGGTTGGTGATGAGACTCACTCTGCTATAACAGACTATGACAG GACTGAGAAAGATATCACCCCCATAGGTGGCTTCCCTCACTATGGTGTTGTGAAGAGTGATTACTTGATGATCAAAGGAGGCTGTGTTGGACCTAAGAAGAGGGTGGTTACGCTTCGCCAGTCTCTGATTAACCAGACATCTCGTGTGGCTCTCGAGGAAATCAAACTCAAGTTCATCGACACCTCCTCGAAGTTTGGGCACGGACGGTTCCAGACAACACAGGAGAAACAGAAATTCTATGGTCGGCTCAAGGCATAA